GAAGCTGCGGATGCCGTAGCCCGCCATGAAGGCCAGCGCCGTCTCGAAGAAGTCCAGGCGCCCCAGCGCAGGGAACTCATCGAGCATCAGCAGCAGCTTGTGGCGGCGCTTGATGCCATCGGAGCCATCGAGCGATTCGGTGAGGCGCCGCCCGATCTGGTTGAGGATCAGGCGAATGAGCGGCTTCGTCCGCGATATGTCCGAAGGCGGCACTACCAGATACAGCGATACCGGATGCTCGGCCGCGATCAGGTCAGCGATGCGCCAGTCGCAGCGCGAGGTGACTTCGGCCACGGTCGGGTCGCGGTACAGGCCGAGGAACGACATGGCCGTGGACAGCACGCCCGAGCGTTCGTTGTCGCTCTTGTTGAGAACTTCACGCGCCGCCGATGCGACGACCGGATGCGGCCCATCGCCGAGGTGCGGCGTGGTCATCATCCGGTGCAAGGTCAGCTCGAACGGGCTGGCCGGATCGGACAGAAAGTTGGCGACGCCGCGCAGCGTCTTGTCCTCGCCCGCGTAGAGCACATGCAGGATGGCCCCGACCAGCAGCGCGTGCGAGGTCTTCTCCCAATGGTTGCGCTTCTCCAGCGCGCCTTCGGGATCAACCAAAATGTCGGCAATGTTCTGAACGTCGCGCACTTCATGCGCGCCGCGTCGCACCTCCAGCAGCGGGTTGTAGGCGGCCGACTTCGCATCGGTCGGGTTGAACAGCAGGCAATGCGAGAAGCGCGAGCGCCAGCCGGCGGTGATCTGCCAGTTCTCGCCCTTGATGTCGTGGATGACGGCCGACGCCGGCCAAGACAGCAGCGTTGGCACCACCAAGCCCACGCCTTTGCCCGAGCGGGTGGGCGCGAAGGTCAGGACGTGTTCCGGCCCTTCGTGCCGCAGGTACTGGCGGTCGTGCTGGCCGAGGAACACGCCGGCCGGCTGTGTGAGGCCGGCTTTGCGAATGTCCTGAGCGTTCGCCCAGCGCGCAGAGCCGTAGGTCGTGACCAGGCGCGCTTGGCGCGAGCGCCAGACCGACATGGCGATGGCGACGACCACGGCGACCATGCCGCTGGCGCCGGCAATGGCGCCGCCGGTGTCGAAGACTTCCGGCGCATAGGCGCCGAAGAAGAACCACCACTCAAACAGCTTCCACGGGTGATAAATCGAAGTGCCAAGGAAGTCGAACCAGGGCGAGCCAAGGCGTACTTGATAGCCAAGGGCCGCGGCTGTCCATTGTGTGGCGCCCCACACTCCGGCGATCACGATGCCGAATACCACGGCGATCTGACCGAACAGCACGTTCGTCCCTTGCATGACCTGGCCTCCGATTTCTCCTGCGCTGATTCCTCATGGAAGAAGCGACACAAGGGCGTGCCGCAGGCGTCAGGTTCGGTGCCGGGTCAGTGCCGGTCAAAGACCGTTTTCAGCAGAAAGGTCGAGCAAAAAGACAGAATGAGTGCGACAGCCAGCCAAAGAAAAACGCCGCAAGCGCAGGCGCATTGCGGCGTGTCGATCAAAAAATGAAGACGATGCGGCGAACCGCCAACGATCAGAACTTGGGCGGTTCTTTCGGCGGCGTGTACGGCGTTTCGCCGTCGCCATAGAACCGCTTGCGCGTGGCTTCGGCCACCCGATTGCACAGCACGTCGCCGAGCTTCGGGCGGTCGGGCTTGCATTGCTGGCGCAGTTCCTTGAGCCGTTCGGGATTGGCCGCCAGTTCTTCCACCGTTGGGATATTCGCTTCCGAAGTGTTGGCCTTCTGAGGCGTTTCGGACTGGCCGCAGGCAGTCAACGCGGCCACCAGCAAGAATGGGACGATCTTCTTCATGGCGCAGGTTCCTCCAGGGAATCGGAATGATGGCCCGGCTTGGGCCTTGGGGGTTCCGGTGATTCGACGGCCTGCACGCGCTCAATGAACCGCGCAAGCTCCTCGGACGGCTCGCCTGCGGCGTGCAGTAGGTAGGTCGTTAGCGGTGGCACGCGCAGCGCCAGCGGCCGGGCGACTACGCCCGGTTCATGGCTGGCGGCAATACGCGCGGCACCTGCCAGACCAAGCGCGAAGCCGGCCGATACCAGCGCCATCATCAAATCACACGAAGCGACTCGTTCTGCGACCAATGGCTCCATGTCCACCCGGCGCAGTATCCGATCGACGTGCTTGGCGGGGCCTTCACACACTTGCGGATCACACAGGACGAGCGGATAGCGCAGCAGTTCATCCAGCGGAATGCGCTTGTGGGCTAGCAGCGGATGCCGTGCGGGCACCGCCACCATGATCGGGTCGCTCCAGACAGGTATGGCGGTGATGCCATCACCCACTTCATCGGACTGCGTGAACCCCACGTCGTACAGGTCGTCATGCAGGCCCTTGATCTGCTGCGACAGCGGCACCTCGAAGAACCGTATTTCGACTTCCGGCTCCTCCTGCCGGCATAGCGCCAGCACGGCCGGCAAGCGCGAGGGCGTAATGCCGTCCGACAAGGCCACGCGCAATTGGCCATGAAAACCGTTTGCCGCCGCTTTTACACTGTCGCGTGCTTGTTCCAAGGCCGTGAACACGCGGCGCACGTGTTCCAAGAACAGCGTGCCAGCGCGGGTCAGTCGAGTGGTGCGCGTGGTGCGGACGAACAGCGCCACACCCAAGTCTTCTTCCAACTCCTTGATCGCCCGCGACAATGGCGATTGCTCCATGTGCAGTCGTTCCGCTGCCCGCGCAAAGCGCAGTTCTTCAGCTACCGCAAGAAAGCAGCGCAGGTGTCGGATCTCCATAACTCTGCTGCCCCCTGATGAAGTCTGTCTTAGCCTGATGACATCTGGATCAGACGCTTGGATTGGAAGCTCTACCCCCCACAACCTGACGGCAGTGAACACTCAGAAAATCGGACGTTCCCGTTGCTGCATGACGGGCAGAAATTTGCCCACGTGCGAGAACACCCAGCGCACTATGGGATTGGTCAAAAGTGACATCGCACGCTTGCGGATGCGGATTGCCTTGTCGCTGGCGGGGGTGAAGACGCCAATGCCGGTTCCGGCCGACTTCTGGAACTCCGCTATCCGTGGCCGCATCGTGGCTTCCCAGTCGGCGAGGGCGGCTGCGATGTCGTCGCCATGTTCTTCGAGACGCTTGCCCAGCACATTGGCGCCGGCCAGGCCGCTCGACGCGCCCATGCCCGAGTAAAGTGATGGGCACCAGGCCGAATCACCGACCAGCACCACGCGCCCCTGATACCAAGTGGAAAGGCGAACCTGCTCGGCGATGTCGAACAGGGCCGCCTCGCTCGTCTCCAGTTGCCCCAATGCAGCTTCCAGGATAGGGCCGAGAGGCTCTGGCCCGAATGCCTTGCGGATTTGTTCGGCGGCCTTCCCTTTACGCTCGGCATCAGGATCGGCCGCATACCAGGAGAACAGTACCGTCGATCGCCGATCATCGAAGGGAAAGACGGTGAACGAACGGCCAGGCTCGATGATCTGCCCTCCGACCCCGCTTGGCAGCGTGGGTAGATCCTCCTGAAGCGCATAGGCGCAGATCATGGTGCCAAGACGCTGCAAGCCGCCAAGCGCAGGAGGGAATGCAAGACGGCGCACCGTGGAGCGGATGCCATCGGCACCGATCACAAGGTCGAACCAGCGGCGGCTCACGCCCTGCGGCCCTTCAAGCGTCACCTCGACACAATCCCCATTTTGCTCGATCGCGGTCGGAGTGGTCGAGAAGTGGATTTCCGTGTCGGGCGCGACCTCTTGCAATGTCTTCCAAACTGCGTCTTCGACATCACCCCGCATGGTGAGGTAGGGATTGATCGGTATGTCGGCGAAACTCAGGCCCGGAGATCGATTCCCTTGCCGATCGATGACATAGGTCATGCTTTCGGCCCTGTGATCGACCAAGCGGTCTCCGACTCCTAGATCGGCGGCAGCCGATCGCCCCACACCCATCACGGCAATGAAGTAGCCGCCCCGGCGGCGGGCTGGCGCACGTTCGACAACGACGGGAAGCCACCCCGCACGGTGCAGCGCAATCGCGCACGCGATGCCACTGATGCCAAGTCCTACCACCAGCGCAGTGCGCCTTGCCACGGCAGGGGTCTTCGACATGTCTGCTTCCAGCTCAGGGCCATTTTTCCGCATGGTTCTCTCCTCACTCCATCCCTTTTCCTGCCGCGTTCTCCGTGTCCAACGGCACGTTGCCGATGGCCTTGTTGACGGTGACGTAGCGCGTACTCAAACGTCCCTCGCTGGCCGCCAGGTCACGGCGGGCTTGTAGATAGCTGCGCTGGGCGTCGAGTACGGCAGTGAAATCGGTGACGCCACCGTCGTAGCGCGCCTGTGCAAGCTGATAGGCATCGCCAGCCGCATCGCTGCGGGTTTGCAGTTCGCGCGCCTGACGCTGCTCGGCGCTGTAGGCGGACAGCGAATCGTCGATTTCCTGCCAAGCTTTCAGCACGGTCTGTTGGTAGTTGATGGCGGCTTCTTGCTGTTGCAGTTCGCGCAGTTGCACGGTGGCCTTGCGTCGGCCATGGTCGAAGATCGGCAGGCCGAGGCTGGGGCCAACCGACCAGGTGCGGCTGCCCCAGTCAGAAAATTCGCCGCTCAGGTAGGACTCGTAACCGAACGTCGCACCAAGCCGGATGCTGGGGTACAGGTCGGCCCTGGCGATGCCGATGCTGGCGGTGGCGCTGTGCAGGCGCGCTTCGGCGGCGCGGATGTCGGGGCGGCGCAGCGCAACTTCCGATGGCAAGCCGAGGGCAAGATCGGGCAACGAAGTCCCGGCGTCGGCTTCGCGCGGTGCGAGTTCGGCCCGCAGCGCGCCCGGGCGTTCGCCCAGCAGCAGTGCGATCTGATTGGCGCTGGCGGCTTCCTGTGCCAGCAGCGGCGGCAGTTGCGCTTTCAATGCGGCCAGTTCGGCGCGCTGGCGTTGCAGGTCGGTGTGGTCGAGCACGCCGCCTTCTACGCGCGCTTGCAGCAGCGCGGCGCGGTCTTCCAGTGCGGCGATGTCCTCGCGCATCAAGCGGATCTGCCGCTGGGCGGTGCGCAGCTCGAAGTAATTGCGCGCCACGTCGCTGGTCAGGCCAAGGCGGGCCAGATCGAGCAGCGCAGCCTGGTGGCCGACATCGGCATCGGCGGCTTCCACGGATCGGCGCACGCGGCCCCACAAATCCAGCTCCCACGAGGCGTCGAAGCCGGCCTGGTACAGCGTGAACGGTTCGGCCAGCAACTCGGTGAGGCTGGGGTCGGCCCCCATGATGCCGATCATGCGCGTGCCGGCACCGCTCTGGCTCTGGCGCTGGCGGGTGGCGCTGCCGCTGGCGTTGATTTCCGGCCCGCGCTGCGCGGCCACCGTGTTGCGCTGCGCGCGCGCCTGGGCGAAGCGCAGCGCGGCGGTGCGCAGGTCGGGGCTGGCATCGAAAGCGCGCTGCTGCAACGCATCGAGGGTTGCGTCGTTGAATGCCAGCCACCACTGGGCCGGCAATGCCTGAGTGGCTTCGGTCGGAATGCGTAGCGACGCATCACCGCTGCGCCAACTCGTCCAATCGTCCGGTGCGGCGGGCGTGGGCTTGACGAAATCCGGGCCAACGGCGCAACCGGCGAGTGCGGCGGCAAGCGCACCGGCGAGCAGGCGGGGGACGAGACGATTGGAACAGCGCGGTGCGTGCATGACGATACTCGATCAGGAAAGGCGATTGCGGAACAGCCACGCCGCCAGCGGCAGCGATATGGCGCCCATCACCAGCAAGGGAATGAAATCGCGCCAGATGTCGAGGAAACCGGCGCCTTCCAGATACACCCGGCGCACGATGCTCATGCCGAAGCGCAGCGGGTTGGCGTAGGTGGCGACCTGCAGGATTTCCGGCATGTTCTTCACCGGCGTCAGCAAGCCGGAGAGCAGCATCAGCGGCATGATGAGCAGGAAGGTGTAGAGCATCGCCTGCTGCATGCTCAGAGACACCGCCGACACCGACAGGCCGACGCCGACCGCGGCGATGTTGAAGGTGAGCAGCCCTGCGTACAGCAGCCACACCGAGCCGTTCATCGGGATCTGGAACCAGAACAGGATGACCAGGAAGATGATGGTCGATTGCAGCAGGCCGACCAGAATCGCCGGGATCGCCTTGCCGATCAGGATCTGGAACGGCGTCAATGGCGTGACCAGCAACTGGTCGAAGGTGCCTTGCTCGCGTTCGCGCGCCACCGACAGCGCCGCGATCAGCAAGGTCTGCAACATGCTCAGTGCGCCGATCAGCCCCGGCATCATGTTCCAGCGCGATTCCAAGTTGGGGTTGAACCAGGCGCGGCGCTCGATCGCGATACCGGCTGCACCGCCGCCCAGCGAAGCGTTGTAGCTGGCGACGATAGAGCCGACGTAAGCAGACGCCGAACCGGCGGTGGAGGAATTGCGCCCGTCCAAGATCACCTGCAGCGGCGCGCTCTGGCCGGCATTCAGGCGCTGCTGGAAATCGGCGGGAATGCTCAGCACCATCAGCGCATCGTTACCGTCGATCATTCCTGCGATCTGCGAGGAGTTGGTCAGGGTGGCGGCGCGGTGGAACACGCCGGTTCCGTCCAGCCGTGCCAGTAATTCAGCCGACGCTTGGCCACGGCTCTGGTCAAGCACCGCGTAGGGCACGTTGGTGAGGTCGTAGGTGGCGCCATAGCCGAACAGCAGCGCCTGCATCAGTGCTGGAGCAAACAGCATGGCGCGGTTGGCGGGGTCTTTGACCAAGGCGAGGATTTCCTTGCGGATCAGCGCGCCGATCTGGGCCAGGGTGGCGAAAAAGGCATGCATCGCAGTCACCTCAAGGTCTTGCGCAACGTGCGCTGCGTGGCGAACATCAACACCAACGCATACAGCGCGAGAATGCCGCAATTCAGGAAGATCACCGGCCAGTTGTTGCCGGCCATGAACAGGGTCTTGATCAACGCCATGAAGTGCGTGGCCGGCAGCAGTTGGCTGATGACCTGGATCACCACCGGCACGTTGCGCAGGTCGAACACGAAGCCGGAGAGCATCATCGCCGGCATGAAGCTGGCCAGCAGTGCCATCTGGCTGGCCTGGAACTGGTTGCGGGTGACCCCGGAGATCCACAGCCCGAGCAGCAGCGACACCATCAGGTACAGCAGGCCAGCGATGACGATGACGACCAGCGAGCCGCGCATCGGCACGTGAAACAGGAAGTGCGCGGCCAGCAGGCACAGACCCAAGTCGATCACTCCGACCACCATGTACGGCGCGATCTTCGACAGCACGATCTCCATCGGCCGCACCGGGGTGACGAACAGCGATTCCAGCGTGCCGCGCTCCCATTCGCGCGCGATCAGCAGCGAGGTCAGGAAGCCGCCGATCAGGGTCAGCACCAGCACGATCAGGCCGGGGATCAGGAACCAGCGGCTTTCGCCGGCCTCGTTGAACCACATCCGCTGCACGACCTCGACGTTGCCGATGCCGGCGGGCTTGTTGCCGGCGCGATCCGCCTGTTGCTGCGCCCATGAACCTATCGCGCCGCTCACATAGCCTTCGATGGTCTGCGCCGAGCTGGAATCCACGCCGTTGAGCAGCAACTGGATGCGCGCATCGCCGGCGTTCAAGCGGCGCGAGAAATCCATCGGCACTCGGACGATGCCATCCACCGTGCCGGCCATCATCAAGCGCTCGGCCTCGGCCATGTCGGCAGCAAACAACGGCGCGATATACGGCGAGCCTTGCAGGCCATCGACCAGTTCGCGCGCGGTCGGCGAGCGGTCTTCCAGCACCACCGCGACCGGCGCGTTCTTCACGTCGAATGACAGGCCATAGCCAAACAGCAGGATCAGCGCGACCGGCAACAGCAGGCCGACCGCAAGGTTGCTCTTGTCTCGCAGCATCTGCCGCACTTCCTTGCGCAGCAGGGCGGTGAAGCGGCGCAGAAACCCGCTTTGTGTGTCGTGCGTGCTCACGCCGCCACTCCTTCGGCCGCCTTCGCTCGGCCTTGCTCGACGATGGCGATGAACGCGCTGTTCATGTCGCCGCCGGCGTCGCCGGCTTGCTCGCGCACCTGTATCGGCGTGCCCAGCGCCAGCATCCTGCCGGCATCTTGGATCGCGATGCGGTCGCAGTATTCGGCCTCCTCCATGAAGTGGGTGGTGATGATGATGGTGGTGCCGCCCTGCGCCAGGGCGGTGATGGTGCGCCAGAACGCGCGCCGCGCCAGCGGGTCGATGCCGCTGGTCGGCTCATCGAGGAACAGGATCTCCGGTTGGTGCAGCAGGCCGGCGGCCATCGCTAGGCGCTGCTTGTAGCCGCCGGGCAACTGGCCGCTGAGCGCCTTCGGTTCCAGCGCGAACTGCTCGATGATCGCGTCCACCCGCGCGTCTCGGGCCTTGCCGCGCAGGCCGTAGGCGCCGCCGAAGAACTCCAGGTTCTCGCGCACGCTCAGGTTGCCGTACAGCGCGAACTTCTGCGACACGTAGCCGATGCGCGCGCGTGCCTTGGCGCGGGCATGGCGCAAGTTCAGGCCGGCCACTTCCAGATGGCCGCTGGTCGCCGGCAGCAGGCCGCACAACATGCGGAAGGTCGTGGTCTTGCCGGCCCCGTTGGGGCCGAGCAGGCCGAAGATTTCTCCGCGTGCGACCTCGAACGAGGTGCTGGCCACGGCGGTGAAATCGCCGAACTTGCGCACCAGGTCGCGCACCACGATCACGGGTTTTCCGTCATCGCGCGGCGCATCGACGTTCGCTTCCTGCGGTGTCGTGGCTTGTGGCGAAGCCGCTTCGTCGCCGTCCTGATGCTGGCGCAACAACATCATGAAGGCGTCTTCCAGTTCTTCCGTGCGCGATTGCGGGGGCGAACCATCGAGCAACGCGGCGATCTTTGCTTCGTCCGCATTCGGCTGGCGGATGAAACGCACTGCGCCGCCGCTGGGAACGGCATCGACAATCAACTCGCTGGCGTCGATCAGCCTGGCCTGCAAGTCGCGGGCTGGCGTGCCTGCGGCCGGCGGCGCAACGAAGGCCAGCCCGCGTGCGCGTTCGGCCAGCGTCTGCGGCGTGCCTTCGGCCAATACTTTGCCCAGGTTCATCACGAACACTTGCGCGCAGCGCTCGGCCTCGTCCATGTAGGCGGTGCTGACGATCACGCTGAGCTGTTCGTCCTCGACCAGTTGCTGCACGATCTTCCACAGTTCGCGCCGCGACAGCGGATCGACGCCGACGCTGGGTTCGTCCAGCAGCAGCAAGTCAGGCGAACGCACCAGGGTGCAGGCCAGGCCGAGCTTCTGCTTCATGCCGCCGGAGAGCTTGCCGGCGGGCCGGTCGGTGAAGCGCGCCAGGTCGGTCATGTCCAGCAGTCGGGCGAAGCGTTCGCGGCGCTGCTGCTGCGGCACGCCATGCAGGTCGGCGTAGAGGTCGAGGTTCTCCTGCACGCTCAGGTCTTCGTACAGGCCGAAGCGCTGCGGCATGTAGCTGATGCGATCCTGTACAGCCTGCGGGTCTTGCGCCACGTCGATCCCGAGCACCCGCAGGCTGCCGGCGTCGGGCTTCAACAGGCCGGCCATCATTCGCAGCAACGTGGTCTTGCCGGCGCCATCCGGGCCAACCAATGCTGTCAGCTCGCCTTGGCGCACCTGTAGCGACACGCCATCGACCGCGTGCAGCGGCCCGCCGCCCGGCGCCTCGAAGGTCTTGCGCAGGCTGTCGGCGACGACGCTGGCGCCGGCTGGCTCGGCTCGGCTCATTGCGTGTCGCCGCCCAATACGACAGTGGCAGGCTGGCCCAGGCGCAGCGCATCGTCGTTGTCCTCGACGACCACCCGCACCTCATAGACCAGGCTGGTGCGCAGTTCCTCGGTCTGTACCGCTTTCGGGGTGAACTCGGCGACCGAGGAGATATAGCCGACCTTGCCGGTGATGGGCCTGTCCGGTGCGCTGTCGGTGGTGACGCGCGCGGACTGGCCGGGCTTGACCTTGCCCAAATCCGGTTCATTCACATACACGCGCACCCACTTCGGACGGGTGATCGCCAATGCGTACACCGGCTTCTGCGGGGTGGCCATGTCACCCGGTTCCAGCAGGCGCGAGCGCACCACGGCATCGGATGGCGCGATCAACTGGCCCTGAGAAACCTGATGCTGCAACAGTGCCAATTGCGCCTCGGAGGACTTCAGTTGCGCCTCGGCGGCGGCGATGTCTTCCTTGCGCGGGCCGATTTCTGTCAGGCGCAGCGCGTCGCGCTGTTGCGCCGCCTGCGCGTCGGCGACCTGCACGGCGGCACGGGCGCGATCCAATTCCTGTGCGCTGACCCCACGGTTGTCGGTATTGGCGGCAATCCCCTGCAATCGCGCCAAGTCCTTGCGCGCACGCTCGGCATCGGCCTGTGCAGCGGCGTAGCTACTTCTCGCCTGCGCCAGTTCTTCGGGGCGCGAGCCGTTCTTCAGGCGCAACAGATTCTGCTGCTGCACGCCGATCTGTGCCTGCGCCTGTTCGGCCTGCAAGGCCAGCGTTTGCGTGTCCAGCGTGGCCAACAGTTGACCCGCCTTCACCGCATCGCCTTCATCGACCTTCAATTCGGCCACGCGGCCACTGCCATCGAAAGCCAGCGACACCTGCCGGATGTCCACGTTGCCGTACAGCACCAGCGCACCGTCGTGGTCTTTATCCCGCTGATGCATCCAGGCCCATGCGCCGAGCGCCAGCACTACAAGGAGACCAAGGGCAATGAGGGGCTTCTTCATGTCAAACGATCCAGGAAGTCGGAATGGAGGCAGAACGATGCGGTGCGCTACGATAACACTAAAGTGATTTTAGTTTTAGTCTAGGCGAGAATGCAAGCCGTACCTGCTGCTCTGGACAATCGAGGAATGAACAAACCTGCACGCGGACTTCGCTCGGATGGCGAGGCCACCCGAACCCGGATACTTGAGGCGGCGGGCGAGCTGTTCGCCACCACGGGGTATGCCGAGACCTCCAACAAGGCCATCGCTGCCCAGGCCCAGGTGGATTTGGCGTCGATCAACTACCACTTCGGCAACCGCAGTGGTCTGTATCAAGCCGTGCTGGCGGCGTCTCATGGCCGGCTGCTGGACATGGCCGCCCTGCGGCAACTCGTCGGCAGCGGGTTGTCTCCCTCGTCGAAGTTGCGCGTGCTGATCGAGCAGTTGGTCGAGCGCGCGACTCAGGAACCCCAAGCATGGCAGTTGCGTGTCCTGGCCAGGGAAGTGCTGTCCCCGACCTCGCACCTGCAGATCCTTTTCCAGGACGAAGCACAGCCGAAGATGGCGCTCCTCAAGCACATGCTCGGCGAGATCACGCAGATACCCCCGGAAGACCCCGCCCTGACCCGGTGCCTGCTCAACGTGATCGCCCCCTGCCTAATGCTGCTGGTCGGTGGACGCAGTTTCCCCGGCCCGTTGCAGGAGATCTTCCAGATGCCTTCTCAGACGATTGCGAGCCACCTGTACCACTTCGCCATAGGGGGGCTGGAGGCGATATCCAGGGAGTACGCGGAGCAGGCCGAAATCCGAGGCAAGCCCGGATCGCCAGCGACGAAGTAGCGCGATGAAAAGCCGGTACGCAAAGCTGGTGGTTCTGGCGGTGGCATCGCTGCTGCTGAGCGGTTGTGCGGTTCTGCGCGAATTCCGCCCGGCGGTGGAAGTCGCCGCAATGACGCCCGGCGAATACATCACGCTCAAGCGCGGCGACATCCTGACCAGCGGCAAGCTCAGCGCCGCCACCCTGGAGACGATCCGCGTTGCCGGTCTGGACGATGGTGCCTGTGCGAAGCCGGAGGCCGCCGGGTGCATCCATGCCGTGTCGGATGTTCAGGGGTTGACCAGCGAGCAGCGCCTGTCGGCCTTGTCGGAGTTGTGGCTACAGCAGGCGCAGACCTTGCCGGATACCGAGCAACAGGTCGCTCCCGATGCCGGCGATCAACGCCTGAATGCCTGGCTGGAGGTGGCTCGGCATGCCTATGCCTACCTGTTCTTCAGCGAGCGCTCGCCGGACGCGCGCGCCTTTGAGGATCGCCAGACTCAGGTGCGCGACTACTACAACCTGGCGGTGCAGGAGGCGGCATCGCTCGTGTTCGCCAGTTATCGCGGTAAGGCGCTGGCGAGTGCGGAGATGATGTTCAGGGATGGGCCGTGGATGGTGACGCTCGAACCGCCGGATGTGGTGTCCCCCGGTCGGGCGCGGGCAATCCTGCCGCACGAACTGCTGCCGGCTTCGTCGCTGTCGTTCGCCGGGCTGCGCAGCACGTTTCGACGCGATGGCTTCGGTGCCGAACTGGTGGCAGTGATGGCCCCTGATCCCGTGACGACGGCGGCAGCGGACTCTGGCGGCGCAGGAACCGAGCAACCGCATCAGCGGCCCGACCAAGCGTGGAGCGAAATGCCGACAGCGGCAATCACTGCGTTGCTGCGCTTTTCTGGCGAAAACCTCGCCCAAGTGCTGTCCACTCGCGAGGTCGCGCTTTCCGTTCACGACCCATACCGGGACGCGAAAATCGAACTGCATGGACAGGATGTGCCGTTGGCGGCGAACTTCACCGCCAGCTACGGACTGTGGCTGGCGCGCTCGGGTTTCAACCGGCAATCGCTGCGCAGCCTGTTCGGACGTGAGCAGGGCATCGAACGCCCGCACCTGTACCTGATGCAGCCCTATGACCCGGATCGTCGCATCATCCTGATGATTCACGGCCTGGCCAGCAGCCCGGAAGCCTGGGTCAACGTGGCCAACGAACTGATGGGCGACGAGGAGATTCGCCGCCAGTTCCAGGTCTGGCAGTTCTACTACCCGACCAACATGCCGATCGCACTGAACCACCACGCGATTCGTCAGACGCTGGACGGGGCGCTGCGGCACTTCGATCCACAGGGGAACGCTGCCGCCTCCCGTGACATGGTGCTGATAGGTCACAGCATGGGAGGCGTGATCTCGCGCTTGATGGTGTCATCGTCGGGGGGCGACGCCCTGTGGAACGAGCTGCTGGCCGGACGCGAATTCGACGATGGCAGACTGGAGCGACTGCGCAAGCGGGTCGGCCCGCTCATGCACTTCGAGCCGCTTCCCCAAGTGGAACGCGCGATCTTCATTGCAGCCCCGCACCGCGGCACCGAGGTTGCCGGTGGTCGCCTGGGGCGTTTCGCCAAGCGCCTGGTGCGCCTGCCACTGACCCTGCTGGAAGGCTTCGCCGACGTATTGGACGATCTTGCCCATGGCGAGGCGGCAAAGGCTGGCGGGGATAAGCTCAGGCTACCCAACAGCATCGATAACCTCGACCGCTCCGACCCATTCGTCCAAGCCGCCGCCGGGCTGTCAATTTCGCCGTGCGTACGCTTCCACTCGATCATCGGCCATCAAGATCCCGAGGTTCCGCTGACCAAATCCGACGACGGCCTGGTGCCCTACTGGAGCGCCCATCTGGACGGTGCCGTATCCGAAAAAATCGTCCATTCCGCGCACAGTGTCCAGGGAACCGCGCCGGCGATCGTCGAAATGCGCCGCATCCTGCACGAGGACATCCGCGATCGTGCCACGGTTCCGGTAGCGACAGCAGCGGAAAATGGATGCCGGAGCTAGTCGAGGTTGATAAGGAAGAACAGGGCCTGGTTGTGTAGTTCCTATCGGCCAGGGACTATGTTGACGAGCATTGGGCATGGACTTGTTCAGCTAACGGACTGACCTCGCTGTCTCCCGACTTCCCATGTAGCTCCGCCGCCGCGAACCGTCGCGGCAAGCTGTTGCCCCAGCCGCTGCTCGATCACTGGCCGCCATGGCACTAGGCTGAACCCCATGCCGTCATCGAGCATCGCATAGCGACCGCTGGCGAGCATGACGCTGCGACGGTAGATGCCTGCTACACGCTGGCCGTCGGCCACCGGGCGATGCTCCAGGCCGGTTTCGGTGGC
This region of Alicycliphilus denitrificans K601 genomic DNA includes:
- a CDS encoding esterase/lipase family protein, producing the protein MKSRYAKLVVLAVASLLLSGCAVLREFRPAVEVAAMTPGEYITLKRGDILTSGKLSAATLETIRVAGLDDGACAKPEAAGCIHAVSDVQGLTSEQRLSALSELWLQQAQTLPDTEQQVAPDAGDQRLNAWLEVARHAYAYLFFSERSPDARAFEDRQTQVRDYYNLAVQEAASLVFASYRGKALASAEMMFRDGPWMVTLEPPDVVSPGRARAILPHELLPASSLSFAGLRSTFRRDGFGAELVAVMAPDPVTTAAADSGGAGTEQPHQRPDQAWSEMPTAAITALLRFSGENLAQVLSTREVALSVHDPYRDAKIELHGQDVPLAANFTASYGLWLARSGFNRQSLRSLFGREQGIERPHLYLMQPYDPDRRIILMIHGLASSPEAWVNVANELMGDEEIRRQFQVWQFYYPTNMPIALNHHAIRQTLDGALRHFDPQGNAAASRDMVLIGHSMGGVISRLMVSSSGGDALWNELLAGREFDDGRLERLRKRVGPLMHFEPLPQVERAIFIAAPHRGTEVAGGRLGRFAKRLVRLPLTLLEGFADVLDDLAHGEAAKAGGDKLRLPNSIDNLDRSDPFVQAAAGLSISPCVRFHSIIGHQDPEVPLTKSDDGLVPYWSAHLDGAVSEKIVHSAHSVQGTAPAIVEMRRILHEDIRDRATVPVATAAENGCRS